A single genomic interval of Peribacillus sp. FSL H8-0477 harbors:
- a CDS encoding VOC family protein has protein sequence MKVHHIGIETNNIEKSMRFYEQLGFQMKDRMILMGEELYFLTLGTFTLELIVQKTETAAANPHLCLEVTDLKEQAEVVQNGKVIEGPLSFENGWKTLFVEGPSGEIIELVQTKNTPSL, from the coding sequence GTGAAGGTTCATCATATCGGTATAGAAACTAATAATATTGAGAAATCCATGCGATTTTACGAACAGTTGGGTTTTCAGATGAAAGACAGAATGATTTTAATGGGGGAGGAACTCTATTTCTTAACACTCGGGACTTTCACATTAGAATTAATTGTCCAAAAAACAGAGACCGCTGCCGCCAATCCCCATCTTTGCTTGGAGGTAACGGATTTAAAGGAGCAAGCGGAGGTAGTACAGAATGGAAAAGTCATTGAAGGACCCTTATCTTTTGAAAATGGCTGGAAGACTCTATTTGTCGAAGGCCCTTCCGGAGAAATAATTGAATTAGTACAGACCAAAAACACCCCTTCGCTGTGA
- a CDS encoding S-adenosylmethionine:tRNA ribosyltransferase-isomerase: MQINTQTFTLPHELHAAFPPERRGVRRDHVRMMTIDRKSGKVIHDSFNHLADYVKPGDMIVLNNSRTIPAALRATIHNQEIEVRLARCLSETSWEALVLFDNVEIGDCLQFSDELFAVVIDRKRDSPLLVLRFSISGLSLFQHVYSLGEPIRYEYIEESWDLHYYQNVYGTVPGSVELASAGRAFSWEMLLDLQKRGIQLSYLQLHTGLSYLNDNDQLSPKENIERYDIPQETMAAVLKTKASGGKVIAVGTTVVRALESAVSTGISSGETALYIDAAFPLEIVDGIITGFHEPEASHLDMLTAFISPEILFNAYGEAIREKYLWHEFGDINFII, from the coding sequence ATGCAGATTAACACACAAACCTTTACCCTCCCGCATGAACTACACGCAGCGTTTCCACCTGAACGGCGCGGTGTTAGAAGAGATCATGTCCGAATGATGACGATAGATAGAAAATCTGGCAAAGTGATTCATGATTCTTTCAATCATTTAGCTGATTATGTAAAACCAGGTGACATGATTGTGTTGAATAACAGTCGTACCATCCCGGCTGCGCTCCGGGCAACCATCCATAATCAAGAAATAGAGGTGAGGTTAGCTCGCTGCTTAAGCGAAACAAGTTGGGAAGCCTTAGTACTATTCGATAATGTGGAAATTGGTGATTGCCTCCAATTTTCCGACGAACTATTTGCCGTTGTAATAGACAGAAAACGGGACTCACCACTACTCGTACTTCGCTTCTCAATTAGCGGGTTGTCTCTTTTTCAGCATGTGTATAGCTTAGGTGAACCCATTCGCTATGAATATATCGAAGAGTCATGGGATCTCCATTATTACCAAAATGTATATGGAACGGTACCAGGTTCAGTGGAATTGGCTTCAGCTGGAAGAGCATTTAGCTGGGAGATGCTGCTGGATTTGCAGAAAAGAGGAATACAGCTTTCTTATTTACAGCTTCATACTGGGCTTTCCTATTTGAACGATAATGATCAACTCTCCCCTAAAGAAAATATAGAGAGGTACGACATTCCCCAAGAAACAATGGCTGCAGTCTTAAAAACAAAAGCTTCAGGAGGCAAAGTTATTGCAGTAGGTACCACTGTAGTCCGAGCACTTGAGTCAGCAGTATCAACAGGTATTTCTTCTGGGGAGACAGCGCTTTATATTGACGCTGCTTTTCCATTGGAAATAGTGGATGGGATTATTACTGGATTTCATGAACCAGAAGCAAGCCATTTAGATATGCTTACCGCATTTATTAGCCCCGAAATATTGTTTAATGCTTATGGTGAGGCAATTCGGGAAAAGTATTTATGGCATGAGTTTGGTGATATCAACTTTATTATATAA
- the sugE gene encoding quaternary ammonium compound efflux SMR transporter SugE, with translation MAWIFLLIAGVFEVVWAISLKYTEGFTKLWPTVVTIIGMVISFYFLSAAIKTLPIGTAYAIWTGIGALGAVIMGIILFNEPRSVSRLVFVGFILVGIIGLKVTSSN, from the coding sequence ATGGCGTGGATTTTTTTACTTATTGCAGGCGTTTTTGAGGTGGTCTGGGCAATCAGTCTAAAGTATACAGAGGGATTCACTAAGTTATGGCCTACGGTTGTAACAATCATTGGAATGGTTATTAGTTTTTATTTTCTCTCAGCAGCAATTAAGACGCTTCCAATTGGAACTGCTTATGCCATTTGGACTGGTATTGGCGCATTGGGTGCGGTAATCATGGGAATCATTCTATTTAATGAACCAAGAAGTGTTTCTCGTTTAGTTTTTGTTGGATTTATATTGGTTGGAATTATAGGGTTGAAAGTTACCTCCTCTAATTAA
- a CDS encoding DUF948 domain-containing protein — MFIVYLSLVIVIFSLAYLAFRAFKTYKDMKPALKSLNETSVRLQARMELLKEETTHLSQTQQAITDDVQLKKESVQYTMDSVKAVPASFKQVWHAVKGINVKNPAVSATKRDQA, encoded by the coding sequence ATGTTTATTGTCTACCTAAGTTTAGTAATTGTGATTTTTTCCTTAGCTTATCTTGCTTTTCGGGCTTTTAAGACATATAAAGATATGAAGCCAGCCTTAAAAAGCCTTAATGAAACATCGGTTAGATTGCAAGCAAGGATGGAATTGCTTAAGGAAGAAACGACTCATTTGAGTCAGACACAGCAGGCAATTACTGATGATGTACAGTTGAAAAAAGAATCAGTTCAATATACAATGGATTCTGTAAAAGCTGTTCCTGCGTCATTCAAACAAGTATGGCATGCTGTCAAAGGAATAAATGTCAAAAATCCTGCTGTCAGTGCTACAAAACGGGATCAGGCTTAA
- a CDS encoding SDR family oxidoreductase: METKSNQVVIITGASKGLGRELALAFAKKGACLALCARNEELLFQVKAEAEELGAIVLAVAGDLSIGRDVEKFASCIEKEFGRVDVLINNASVLGPSPMPYLVDYPEEDYHDVVRTNTVSPFLMTKRVLPSMLQKGRGSIINVTSEAGSTGYAGWGAYGISKFAIEGLTQTWADEVSGTGVRINMVDPGEMDTDMHALAVPDCTYPINHPADVCDVFLFLASEKARTVNGQRLEAVEFREGRGSYAD; encoded by the coding sequence ATGGAAACAAAATCTAACCAAGTCGTTATCATCACGGGTGCCTCAAAAGGACTAGGGAGAGAGCTCGCTCTAGCTTTTGCAAAAAAGGGAGCGTGTCTGGCACTGTGTGCAAGGAATGAGGAGTTACTGTTCCAGGTTAAAGCGGAAGCCGAGGAATTAGGGGCGATCGTTCTAGCTGTAGCCGGGGACCTATCTATAGGAAGAGATGTGGAGAAATTTGCGTCATGTATTGAAAAAGAATTTGGCAGGGTGGATGTTTTAATTAATAATGCTTCGGTTCTAGGACCGAGTCCGATGCCGTATTTAGTAGATTATCCTGAAGAGGATTATCACGACGTTGTGAGAACAAATACGGTAAGCCCCTTTTTAATGACCAAACGTGTTCTTCCAAGTATGCTTCAGAAAGGCAGAGGATCTATTATCAATGTTACCTCAGAAGCAGGAAGCACTGGTTACGCTGGATGGGGTGCTTATGGTATTTCAAAGTTTGCTATAGAAGGATTAACGCAAACATGGGCAGATGAAGTGAGTGGTACGGGGGTCAGAATTAATATGGTAGATCCAGGGGAAATGGATACTGACATGCATGCATTAGCAGTTCCAGATTGTACGTACCCTATAAATCATCCCGCAGATGTGTGTGATGTCTTTCTCTTTCTTGCTTCAGAGAAGGCTCGGACCGTAAATGGACAACGGCTAGAGGCAGTCGAATTCAGAGAAGGGCGGGGCAGCTATGCAGATTAA
- a CDS encoding cupin domain-containing protein produces the protein MIYYNFSRTWFYSSKKGNIYRKKLEVPMDSHSLLFKDDGIIPNNPDLPVLIYKHAFGKGNEIEERFYKNNWRNSWEGGVFDYHHFHSNTHEALGVMQGTATIMLGGEQGQSIEVKTGDVMILPAGTGHKCILASPDFMVLGAYPNGMNYNLKTGESRNRPEVISEIKQVPLPDYDPVFGKNGPLLSEWLKK, from the coding sequence ATGATTTACTACAACTTTAGTCGTACGTGGTTTTACTCAAGCAAGAAAGGGAACATATATAGAAAAAAGCTGGAGGTGCCTATGGATAGTCATAGTCTTCTTTTTAAGGATGATGGAATCATCCCCAACAACCCCGATCTACCTGTTCTTATTTACAAACATGCATTTGGAAAAGGAAATGAGATAGAAGAAAGATTTTACAAAAACAATTGGAGAAACAGCTGGGAAGGAGGAGTTTTTGATTATCACCATTTTCATAGCAATACTCATGAGGCCCTTGGTGTGATGCAGGGCACAGCGACCATTATGCTTGGCGGTGAACAAGGACAGTCTATTGAAGTGAAAACAGGTGATGTAATGATCCTCCCCGCAGGTACTGGACATAAATGTATCCTGGCAAGCCCTGATTTCATGGTTCTCGGCGCTTATCCAAATGGGATGAATTACAATTTAAAAACCGGTGAATCTAGAAATCGCCCTGAGGTGATTTCGGAAATAAAGCAAGTCCCCTTGCCAGATTATGACCCTGTATTCGGGAAAAATGGTCCTTTATTATCGGAATGGTTAAAAAAATAA
- a CDS encoding LTA synthase family protein: MNRFKKGQSLLRHKLIGFFLIAVVLFWIKTYIGYRVEFNLGVESKMQEFLLFINPVSSAMFIFGLALLARGKKAYKWIIGLNFVMSFLLYANIMYYRFFSDFITLPTLTQTKNAGDLGQSITALMNPYDFMYFLDTVILLGLYLFKTVKVETGRMNRRKVAVVFACAVAIFSVNLGLAEQDRPQLLKKTFDRNYIVKYLGMYNYTVYDAIQNTKTYAQRATANSSDIAEAVNYTKATTASPNPEYFGKAEGKNIIYLHLESIQEFIIDYKLNGEEVTPFLNSLADSKDFMYFDNFFHQTGQGKTADAEFMLENSLFGLPQGAAFTTQSQNTFQSAPAILGQKGYTSAVFHGNYKSFWNRDKMYKALGFNQFFDASYYDMNEDDVMNYGLKDKPFFEESIPLIESMEQPFYAKFISLSNHFPYPLDPEEATIEKHTTGDSSVDNYFQTARYADEALEQFFTYLKESGLYDNSVIIMYGDHYGISDNHNAAMSQVLGKEVNKFENTQLQRVPLLIHVPGVEGGEMHQYGGQIDLMPTMLHLLGIDTKDYVQFGSDLLSKEHREVVPFRNGDFITPNYTVLKGKNYDTNTGELVEENEEIIQDQKMAQTMLELSDKVVNGDLLRFYTPNGFKPIDPANYDYTNTEEESNSEK; encoded by the coding sequence ATGAACAGATTTAAAAAGGGCCAATCTTTATTGCGGCATAAACTTATTGGTTTCTTCTTAATTGCGGTTGTACTTTTCTGGATTAAGACATATATTGGTTACCGTGTTGAATTTAACTTAGGAGTAGAAAGTAAAATGCAGGAATTCCTGCTATTTATTAACCCTGTTAGTTCAGCCATGTTTATCTTTGGGCTTGCGCTTTTAGCAAGAGGGAAAAAAGCATATAAGTGGATTATTGGATTAAACTTTGTTATGTCTTTCCTGTTATATGCTAACATTATGTATTATCGCTTTTTCAGTGATTTCATCACACTTCCTACACTAACTCAAACAAAAAATGCTGGAGATCTTGGACAAAGTATTACGGCACTTATGAATCCTTATGACTTTATGTATTTCCTTGATACAGTGATTTTATTAGGACTTTACCTGTTTAAAACAGTAAAAGTCGAAACAGGAAGAATGAATCGCCGTAAGGTAGCAGTGGTCTTTGCCTGTGCGGTTGCCATTTTCTCAGTTAATTTAGGTTTAGCGGAGCAGGATCGCCCGCAGCTCCTCAAAAAAACGTTTGACCGAAACTATATTGTTAAGTATTTAGGTATGTACAATTATACGGTATATGATGCGATTCAAAATACAAAAACATATGCTCAGCGTGCAACAGCTAACAGCTCAGATATTGCTGAGGCAGTGAACTATACGAAGGCTACTACAGCCTCACCAAACCCTGAATACTTTGGAAAAGCTGAAGGAAAAAACATTATCTATCTTCACCTAGAATCCATTCAGGAATTCATTATAGACTATAAATTAAATGGCGAAGAAGTAACGCCTTTCTTGAATTCTCTTGCTGACAGCAAGGACTTTATGTACTTTGATAACTTCTTCCACCAAACAGGTCAAGGTAAAACGGCAGATGCAGAATTTATGTTAGAAAATTCTCTGTTTGGTCTTCCGCAGGGTGCGGCATTCACAACACAATCTCAGAATACATTCCAGTCTGCTCCTGCTATTTTAGGGCAAAAGGGATACACATCAGCTGTTTTCCATGGTAACTATAAAAGTTTCTGGAATCGGGACAAAATGTATAAGGCACTTGGCTTCAATCAATTTTTTGACGCTAGTTACTATGATATGAATGAAGATGACGTGATGAACTACGGATTAAAAGACAAACCGTTCTTTGAAGAATCTATTCCGTTGATTGAATCAATGGAACAGCCATTCTATGCGAAGTTTATCAGCTTGTCTAATCACTTCCCATATCCACTTGACCCAGAAGAAGCAACGATTGAGAAACATACGACTGGTGATTCATCAGTAGATAATTACTTCCAAACCGCAAGATACGCGGATGAGGCTCTGGAACAATTCTTTACTTACCTGAAAGAGTCTGGACTATATGATAATTCTGTCATTATCATGTATGGTGATCACTATGGTATTTCTGATAACCATAATGCAGCTATGTCTCAAGTACTTGGTAAAGAAGTTAATAAATTTGAAAATACTCAATTACAGCGCGTACCGCTATTAATTCATGTTCCTGGTGTTGAAGGCGGAGAGATGCATCAATATGGCGGGCAAATTGATTTAATGCCAACGATGCTTCACTTATTAGGTATTGATACGAAAGATTATGTTCAATTCGGTTCGGATCTATTATCGAAAGAACACCGTGAAGTTGTTCCATTCCGTAATGGAGATTTTATCACGCCAAACTATACGGTCTTAAAAGGTAAAAACTATGATACAAATACTGGTGAGCTAGTCGAAGAAAATGAAGAAATCATTCAAGATCAGAAAATGGCTCAAACTATGCTCGAGCTTTCGGATAAAGTAGTTAATGGAGATTTGCTTCGTTTCTATACTCCTAATGGCTTTAAGCCGATTGACCCAGCAAATTACGATTACACGAATACTGAAGAAGAATCTAATTCAGAAAAATAA
- a CDS encoding DUF1450 domain-containing protein yields MPTFLSKIFSSKKKLKVEFCQNNLDQFVDEQSFPRYEEFFSSNRVEYKEYECLSECKTCRQSPYAKVDGQILTADTAFELLEKLKAHSQ; encoded by the coding sequence ATGCCCACATTCCTTTCTAAGATATTTTCAAGCAAAAAGAAATTAAAAGTGGAGTTCTGCCAAAACAATTTGGATCAATTCGTTGATGAACAATCATTTCCTCGATATGAAGAATTTTTTTCATCAAATCGTGTTGAATATAAAGAATACGAATGCCTAAGCGAGTGTAAAACCTGTAGACAATCACCTTATGCTAAGGTTGATGGACAGATACTAACTGCCGATACGGCATTTGAATTATTAGAAAAGCTAAAAGCTCATTCACAATAA